One Thermodesulfobium sp. 4217-1 DNA segment encodes these proteins:
- a CDS encoding isoprenylcysteine carboxylmethyltransferase family protein, whose product MYLLFILIIFLSHPTKLSLFSGVVFSILGLLLRAWAAATINKVKVLSTDGPYSIVRNPLYLGSFLAGFGVMMSTGSLILLAIFAVGFLFVHFHKMREEEVELYNEHKEKFLEYKSRVPAFFPNFLSFKSAPISFDRYMSNNEYRASFTVLAIYIFLIFKFIFFN is encoded by the coding sequence TTGTATTTACTGTTTATTTTGATAATATTTCTGTCACATCCGACTAAGCTGTCTTTATTTTCTGGCGTAGTTTTTTCAATCTTGGGACTTTTGCTGAGAGCGTGGGCGGCAGCTACCATAAATAAAGTAAAGGTTCTCTCCACTGACGGACCATATTCTATCGTCAGAAATCCTCTCTATCTGGGCAGCTTTTTGGCTGGCTTTGGGGTGATGATGTCCACTGGAAGCCTTATTTTGTTGGCAATCTTCGCTGTGGGATTCTTGTTCGTCCACTTTCACAAGATGAGAGAAGAAGAGGTGGAGCTCTACAACGAACACAAAGAAAAATTTCTCGAATACAAGAGTAGGGTTCCTGCATTTTTCCCAAATTTCTTAAGCTTTAAGTCGGCTCCAATATCATTTGATAGATATATGTCCAACAACGAATACAGGGCATCTTTTACCGTCCTGGCGATATATATCTTTTTAATTTTTAAATTTATATTTTTTAATTAA
- a CDS encoding uracil-DNA glycosylase, which yields MYIPSLFDDLENPDGDLKNDSSKLKFNAVLLEAKSCKKCQLSSTRTSVVFGEGPMSPEIMVIGEGPGEMEDLQGIPFVGKAGQLLTKIFESVELKREDIYITNVVKCRPPGNRNPLPEEIEACRPFLQVQIESLKPKIIVLLGAVACKAILKNFSSITKMRGELILQDDQYFIPMFHPSYLLRNASKKEGSPRWLTWKDMQRVKKFVEKES from the coding sequence TTGTACATACCCAGCTTATTTGATGACTTAGAAAATCCAGACGGGGATCTAAAGAACGATTCGTCAAAATTAAAATTTAACGCGGTTCTATTAGAAGCCAAAAGTTGTAAAAAGTGCCAGTTAAGCTCCACCCGTACAAGTGTAGTTTTCGGAGAAGGACCTATGAGCCCTGAAATTATGGTAATTGGAGAGGGACCAGGGGAAATGGAGGACTTACAAGGTATTCCTTTTGTAGGGAAAGCAGGTCAACTCCTAACCAAGATTTTTGAGTCAGTAGAACTAAAAAGAGAGGATATCTACATCACAAACGTTGTGAAATGCAGGCCCCCTGGAAACAGAAATCCTCTCCCAGAAGAAATTGAGGCTTGCAGACCTTTCTTACAGGTTCAAATAGAATCTCTAAAACCAAAGATAATAGTCTTGTTGGGAGCTGTTGCGTGCAAAGCCATTTTGAAAAATTTTAGCTCTATTACGAAGATGAGAGGAGAATTGATTCTTCAAGACGATCAATATTTCATACCAATGTTTCATCCATCATATCTTCTTAGAAATGCCAGCAAGAAAGAGGGATCCCCTCGATGGCTTACATGGAAAGATATGCAAAGGGTGAAGAAGTTTGTTGAGAAAGAGAGCTAA
- a CDS encoding permease-like cell division protein FtsX, producing the protein MAIASTISISFTMIIFGLILMLFLSLFQASTKIGDQVELLVFLKDNVSAQDINGLVGTISNMEGVSSVEYVSKHDAWEKFKKYFQSKINISDIKNPLPDTIKVRTKGPDYIAGLSKVISQFPQVDETRYPQQLLNALNVMVQRITLIGSLLLIGFALASLVVISSTIKVSVLARREELEILELVGAEPNFIRMPYILEGSFIGLFSSLLAIFFFIFLSIFLSFAIVNINPPWSFFWPLNTSLWILMCFIIVLTGTFIGFLGSFISLRNVGKFSVTKDF; encoded by the coding sequence ATGGCAATAGCTTCTACCATTTCTATTTCTTTTACTATGATAATCTTTGGATTGATATTGATGTTGTTTTTGTCATTGTTCCAGGCTTCGACCAAGATAGGCGATCAGGTAGAGCTCCTTGTATTCTTGAAGGATAATGTGTCTGCACAAGACATAAACGGCCTGGTGGGAACGATATCGAATATGGAAGGCGTTTCATCGGTGGAATACGTCTCAAAGCATGATGCATGGGAGAAATTTAAAAAATATTTTCAGAGCAAGATAAACATTTCTGACATAAAAAACCCTTTGCCAGATACTATCAAGGTTAGGACGAAAGGTCCAGATTATATTGCTGGACTTTCAAAGGTAATCTCACAATTTCCTCAAGTTGACGAAACGAGATATCCTCAGCAACTTTTAAATGCGCTCAATGTGATGGTCCAAAGAATTACTCTTATCGGATCTCTTTTACTAATTGGTTTTGCCCTTGCATCGCTTGTGGTAATCTCAAGCACTATCAAGGTATCGGTACTTGCAAGGAGAGAAGAGCTTGAGATCTTGGAGCTGGTGGGCGCAGAGCCAAATTTTATCAGGATGCCATATATCCTTGAGGGAAGCTTTATAGGGCTATTTTCTTCACTTCTGGCAATCTTTTTCTTTATATTTCTCTCTATCTTCTTGAGTTTTGCGATTGTAAATATAAATCCGCCGTGGTCATTTTTCTGGCCACTGAATACCTCTCTGTGGATTTTGATGTGCTTTATAATCGTGCTTACTGGGACCTTTATTGGATTCTTGGGCAGCTTTATTTCTCTGAGAAATGTCGGCAAGTTTTCTGTTACAAAAGATTTTTAG
- the ftsE gene encoding cell division ATP-binding protein FtsE: protein MNSAIVFKNVTKVYHGQIFGLKDINLEVEKGDFVFIVGHSGAGKSTLLKLLYRALLPSSGEVHVNNMNLLKLKDKDIPVFRRTLGVVFQDVKLLPRKTAIENISLCLEMLGLSDREVKKRAYKSLELVKLSGKSRAFPNELSGGEQQRLAIARAISYYPTLLIADEPTGNIDLKTSWEIMSIFENLNRMGMTILITTHNPIIVSKMNKRVIQLKNGQVESDSLEPTPIVYEQI, encoded by the coding sequence ATGAATTCTGCTATAGTTTTCAAAAATGTTACAAAAGTTTACCATGGTCAGATATTTGGCTTAAAGGATATAAACCTTGAAGTGGAAAAGGGAGACTTTGTTTTTATTGTCGGCCATAGCGGAGCTGGCAAATCAACTTTGTTGAAACTTCTGTATAGAGCCCTGCTGCCTTCTTCAGGAGAGGTCCATGTAAACAATATGAATTTGTTAAAGTTAAAAGATAAGGATATTCCCGTTTTCAGGAGAACCTTAGGTGTGGTTTTTCAGGATGTAAAGCTTTTGCCAAGGAAGACTGCGATCGAAAACATCTCATTGTGTCTGGAGATGCTCGGTTTATCTGATAGAGAAGTGAAAAAGAGGGCTTATAAGTCATTGGAGCTTGTCAAACTTAGTGGGAAGTCCAGGGCTTTTCCAAATGAACTCTCAGGCGGCGAGCAGCAAAGGCTGGCAATAGCAAGGGCTATATCGTATTATCCTACTCTTCTAATTGCTGATGAGCCTACTGGTAATATAGATCTGAAAACTTCATGGGAGATAATGTCCATTTTTGAAAATTTGAACAGGATGGGGATGACTATTTTAATAACGACTCACAATCCAATAATTGTCAGCAAGATGAACAAGAGAGTTATTCAATTAAAGAATGGGCAAGTAGAGTCTGATAGTCTGGAGCCTACGCCGATAGTTTATGAGCAGATTTAG
- a CDS encoding transketolase family protein: MKATREAYGEALLDLGRLSDQVVALDADLSKSTKTSLFAKEFPERFFDVGIAEQNMIGIAAGLSLAGFVPFASTFAIFASGRAWEQIRNTVAYPSLNVKVCASHAGITVGEDGASHQSVEDIGLMSIIPNMTVLVPADPIETKSVINWAFKYKGPVYVRLGRMGVPDLLPKDYSFDTKPYIFKKGKKIVIFATGIMLWKCLEAIELLKAYDIEPTLVNVPCLKPFPEEEIIEIAREHDMVFTAEEHSIIGGLGSMVASALSRSYPMKVCFIGINDKFGTSGKPNELLTYYGLDAAGIKERLLSNIK; encoded by the coding sequence ATGAAGGCAACCAGAGAGGCTTACGGAGAGGCTCTTTTAGATTTAGGCAGATTGAGCGATCAGGTAGTAGCTCTTGATGCAGATCTGTCCAAATCTACTAAAACTTCGCTTTTCGCCAAAGAATTTCCCGAAAGATTTTTCGATGTAGGCATAGCTGAACAAAATATGATAGGCATAGCTGCAGGACTTTCTCTTGCTGGCTTCGTCCCTTTTGCGAGCACTTTTGCCATATTTGCTTCTGGCAGAGCCTGGGAGCAGATTAGAAATACTGTAGCCTATCCATCCCTGAACGTTAAGGTTTGCGCATCGCACGCTGGCATTACTGTGGGCGAAGATGGCGCATCGCATCAATCGGTAGAAGATATTGGCTTAATGTCTATAATTCCCAATATGACAGTCCTGGTTCCAGCTGACCCAATAGAAACAAAGTCTGTGATTAATTGGGCATTTAAATATAAAGGTCCTGTCTATGTAAGGCTGGGCAGGATGGGCGTACCCGATCTGCTGCCAAAGGATTATTCTTTTGATACAAAACCATATATATTTAAAAAGGGGAAGAAGATAGTCATATTTGCCACAGGAATTATGCTGTGGAAATGTCTGGAGGCTATCGAGCTTTTAAAGGCTTATGATATAGAGCCAACCTTAGTAAATGTCCCCTGTCTGAAGCCATTTCCAGAGGAAGAGATTATAGAGATTGCAAGGGAACACGATATGGTCTTTACCGCTGAAGAGCACAGCATTATAGGTGGTCTTGGTTCAATGGTCGCCTCAGCCCTTTCGAGGAGTTATCCTATGAAGGTTTGTTTTATCGGCATCAATGACAAATTTGGTACTTCTGGCAAGCCAAATGAACTGCTAACCTACTATGGTCTGGACGCAGCAGGTATAAAAGAAAGATTGCTGTCTAATATAAAATGA
- a CDS encoding transketolase → MDDLLLREHAKNIRHLIIEMITSAKSGHPGGSLSAVEILVSLYFGGVLNYDPKNPSLGSRDRFFLSKGHAAPVLYSTLAEAGYFDKSGLDTLRQLNSPFQGHPDMKKLPGIEASTGSLGQGLSISVGCALGLRLKGLKSHVFALLGDGELEEGQVWEAAMAARHFKLDNLTAIIDRNNLQIDGFTEEVMSLEPLADKWLSFGWSVVELSGHDFDQIVPALLNAKKRGDKKPLVIIAHTIKGKGVSFMENICDFHGKAPSEDQAKIAYSELKECDEQ, encoded by the coding sequence TTGGATGACTTGCTGTTAAGAGAGCACGCAAAGAATATCAGGCATCTAATTATTGAGATGATTACTTCTGCGAAATCTGGCCATCCTGGCGGTTCTTTATCTGCTGTTGAAATACTGGTTTCGCTTTATTTTGGGGGAGTGCTGAACTACGATCCTAAAAATCCTTCCTTAGGGTCAAGAGATAGGTTTTTCCTCTCGAAAGGTCATGCTGCGCCTGTTTTGTACTCAACCCTTGCAGAGGCTGGCTATTTTGACAAATCTGGACTCGACACGCTCAGGCAGTTAAATAGTCCTTTTCAGGGGCATCCTGATATGAAAAAGCTTCCTGGAATAGAGGCGTCTACCGGTTCTCTGGGACAGGGATTGTCTATCTCTGTTGGCTGTGCCCTTGGTCTAAGGCTAAAGGGCCTCAAATCTCATGTCTTTGCCTTATTGGGAGACGGAGAGTTGGAAGAGGGGCAGGTTTGGGAGGCAGCAATGGCAGCAAGACACTTTAAGCTCGACAATCTAACTGCAATAATTGACAGAAACAACCTTCAAATAGATGGATTTACAGAAGAAGTTATGTCCCTGGAACCCCTGGCTGACAAGTGGCTCTCTTTCGGATGGAGCGTGGTGGAGCTAAGCGGGCACGATTTCGATCAGATAGTTCCTGCACTTCTGAATGCAAAAAAAAGAGGTGACAAAAAACCTCTTGTTATTATTGCGCATACCATAAAGGGCAAGGGAGTATCCTTTATGGAAAATATTTGTGATTTTCACGGCAAGGCGCCAAGCGAAGATCAGGCGAAGATTGCATATTCTGAATTGAAAGAGTGTGATGAACAATGA
- the cmk gene encoding (d)CMP kinase yields MIIAIDGPAGAGKSTVARELSKKLNFKYVDTGAMYRAITFELIKRKQEDSADLEKVFKDIIESINIDFVDGNIILNGEILSKELRTPIIDRNVSKAASSGVVRAFLSVEQRKLSIKSPNTVLEGRDTTTVVCPDAQVKIFLTASLEERARRRHEELLKKNIKIGFEEVMSQIEKRDKSDMNRSIGPLMVAEDAVVIDSTAKDVHWVVNKIYEIVESKKNYT; encoded by the coding sequence ATGATAATAGCAATTGATGGTCCTGCAGGGGCTGGCAAGAGCACGGTAGCGCGAGAATTATCTAAAAAGCTTAACTTTAAATATGTGGATACTGGCGCGATGTATAGAGCTATAACCTTTGAGCTTATAAAAAGAAAACAAGAAGATTCTGCTGATTTGGAGAAAGTTTTCAAGGATATAATCGAATCTATCAATATTGACTTTGTTGATGGAAATATTATTTTAAATGGCGAAATTTTATCAAAAGAATTGAGGACTCCCATTATAGACAGGAATGTCTCAAAGGCAGCCTCTAGCGGGGTGGTAAGAGCCTTTCTCTCTGTTGAACAAAGAAAGCTATCTATCAAGTCGCCAAATACTGTTTTGGAGGGCAGAGATACAACCACTGTGGTCTGTCCTGATGCCCAGGTGAAGATATTTTTAACCGCATCGCTGGAAGAAAGAGCAAGGAGAAGGCACGAAGAGTTGCTGAAAAAAAATATAAAAATTGGTTTTGAAGAGGTAATGAGCCAAATTGAAAAAAGAGACAAATCTGATATGAATAGGTCAATAGGCCCTTTGATGGTGGCAGAAGATGCTGTAGTCATAGATTCTACCGCAAAGGATGTTCATTGGGTCGTTAACAAAATTTATGAAATTGTTGAAAGTAAAAAAAATTATACTTAA
- a CDS encoding DUF5693 family protein, with translation MINKKLLTYVALFMLFSAVLFSIVISSIRTDVEIKADKHISIVIDYEGFRDLAELTNYPFDKLLSTLKEEGVIAVALKESNLKSLVERGEVFLVHPDEKAVKDGVIWVAEFRNPELAKEVFDKLTQKYNGLLRKTYLKGSEIYSSDEDLPSLYFGFLNQELSLCKKMGLDIVLRPINDYRFYSSKDDFERWVNQYPKDVWMIIFGEREVLGYPKFINIYANILEKNNIRFGYVEFAKQKGIDELARMIPYQVLRVHAITNNEIPGENIIYSNKMFESGKKIKYSDAIPRWGRAIKERNIKVLYVNPWGEPINGDLIKTNVEYIKNIVQEIKLQGYTPGKAQWSAHDEFYFKPIRLIWIFGIFFCLGCLSLLMLSANLSSRKILIYSSVLLLIDILLFIFGKFNFIAWETALMSSTFPPIYLFNKIKNFSWQSFLLNFLMVFFISISGALLTNNIYLSSTSVIGINIFPLIKLLLILPILFLGLRIFFRSINIKDYINEIMKPMRRVEFIALLIFLIILAVYVLRSGNQNPIGLLPDEEHIRIFLEKTLFVRPRFKELIGYSLLIFSFYLYKLNSVNFSKFFFLISSVAFISLTDTFLHIHIPIYISIIRSLEGIFFGTLFGFVFCIVLYGLIKTYKSRFDT, from the coding sequence ATGATAAATAAAAAACTTCTTACTTATGTGGCATTATTTATGCTTTTTTCTGCAGTATTGTTTTCTATTGTTATTTCTTCTATTAGAACTGATGTGGAAATTAAGGCGGATAAACATATATCAATTGTAATCGATTATGAAGGGTTTAGGGATCTTGCTGAATTGACCAACTATCCCTTTGATAAACTTCTAAGCACTCTCAAGGAAGAAGGAGTGATCGCTGTAGCCCTAAAAGAATCAAACCTTAAATCCCTGGTCGAACGCGGAGAAGTTTTTTTGGTTCATCCAGATGAAAAAGCAGTTAAAGATGGGGTAATATGGGTTGCTGAATTTAGAAATCCTGAGCTGGCAAAAGAAGTTTTTGATAAATTGACACAGAAATACAATGGACTTCTTAGGAAAACCTATCTAAAAGGCTCGGAAATTTATTCTTCTGATGAAGATTTGCCATCTTTATATTTTGGGTTTCTCAATCAAGAATTGAGTCTATGTAAGAAAATGGGACTTGACATCGTGTTGAGACCGATAAACGATTATCGTTTTTATTCTAGTAAGGATGATTTTGAGAGATGGGTAAACCAGTATCCTAAAGATGTGTGGATGATAATTTTCGGTGAGAGAGAAGTGCTGGGATATCCTAAGTTTATTAACATCTACGCAAATATTTTGGAAAAGAATAATATACGTTTTGGATATGTAGAGTTTGCTAAACAAAAGGGCATTGACGAATTGGCAAGAATGATACCATATCAAGTGTTGAGAGTTCACGCAATCACGAATAACGAGATACCTGGAGAAAACATCATTTATTCAAATAAGATGTTTGAATCAGGAAAAAAGATAAAATATTCTGATGCTATTCCCCGATGGGGCAGAGCTATTAAAGAGAGAAATATCAAGGTATTGTACGTTAACCCCTGGGGCGAGCCTATAAATGGCGACCTCATAAAGACAAATGTCGAATATATAAAGAATATCGTTCAAGAAATAAAACTTCAAGGGTATACGCCTGGCAAGGCTCAATGGAGCGCTCATGATGAATTTTATTTTAAGCCGATAAGACTTATCTGGATATTTGGTATATTCTTTTGTCTGGGATGTCTATCTCTTCTGATGCTTTCTGCTAATTTGAGCTCAAGAAAGATATTGATTTACTCGTCTGTACTGCTATTGATAGACATCTTGTTATTTATATTTGGTAAATTTAATTTTATTGCATGGGAAACTGCTCTGATGAGCTCTACCTTCCCTCCGATATACTTATTTAATAAAATAAAAAATTTTAGTTGGCAATCATTTTTGCTTAATTTTCTAATGGTTTTCTTTATATCAATTTCGGGAGCGCTGCTCACAAATAATATCTATCTGTCGTCGACATCGGTAATAGGAATAAATATCTTCCCATTGATAAAGCTGCTCTTGATATTGCCGATTTTATTCTTGGGGCTCAGGATATTTTTCAGATCTATCAATATCAAGGATTATATTAATGAAATTATGAAGCCTATGAGAAGGGTGGAATTCATAGCTCTGCTGATATTTTTGATAATTTTGGCTGTTTATGTGCTGAGATCTGGAAACCAAAATCCGATTGGACTATTGCCAGATGAAGAGCACATAAGGATATTTTTGGAAAAAACTCTATTTGTAAGGCCAAGGTTTAAAGAGCTCATAGGATATTCTTTGCTGATATTCTCTTTCTATCTGTATAAATTAAATAGTGTTAACTTTTCCAAGTTCTTCTTTTTAATCTCTTCTGTAGCCTTTATATCTTTGACCGACACATTTTTACACATTCACATCCCAATATACATCAGCATTATCAGAAGTCTGGAAGGAATATTTTTTGGCACACTTTTTGGATTTGTATTTTGCATAGTATTATACGGCTTAATAAAAACCTATAAGTCGAGGTTTGATACATGA